One window of Holosporales bacterium genomic DNA carries:
- the pdhA gene encoding pyruvate dehydrogenase (acetyl-transferring) E1 component subunit alpha, giving the protein MKAHSYSVKDFFRFYENMLLIRRFEEKCAQLYRKGVIGGFCHLYIGQEAVAAGMKEVMSLDKDSIITTYRDHAHMLMCEIDPKVIMAELAGKVTGCSKGKGGSMHMFSRQRRFYGGHGIVGSPTSIGTGIAFSHQYKNDGGVCFCYFGDGAVNQGQMYEAFNMASMWKLPIVYVIENNLYAMGTSVKRSHANQALYRRGEPFNIPGKAVDGMKVQEVIDAGREAALHAKNGKGPIILEMQTYRYMGHSMSDPATYRTKEEVEHIKATRDPIEHIKDVIAKKQGLKESEVKDIEAKVNEIVEKAADFAVNSPIPQEAELYKDVLI; this is encoded by the coding sequence GAAAGCACATTCGTACAGCGTGAAAGATTTTTTCAGATTCTACGAGAATATGTTGCTTATCCGCAGGTTTGAGGAAAAATGCGCACAGCTTTACAGAAAAGGCGTAATCGGCGGATTTTGTCACCTATATATAGGCCAAGAGGCTGTCGCAGCCGGCATGAAGGAAGTGATGTCTTTGGATAAAGATTCAATAATCACTACGTACCGCGATCATGCGCATATGCTGATGTGCGAGATTGATCCAAAGGTCATAATGGCCGAGCTGGCCGGTAAAGTAACAGGCTGCTCAAAGGGAAAAGGCGGGTCTATGCACATGTTTTCCCGCCAGCGAAGGTTTTATGGTGGGCACGGTATTGTAGGCTCACCTACTTCGATAGGGACGGGGATTGCCTTTTCGCATCAGTATAAGAACGACGGCGGGGTTTGCTTTTGCTACTTTGGTGATGGGGCGGTCAATCAGGGCCAGATGTACGAGGCATTTAACATGGCCTCCATGTGGAAATTGCCAATTGTATACGTCATCGAAAACAACCTGTACGCGATGGGAACTTCGGTTAAAAGATCCCACGCAAACCAGGCTTTATACAGGCGAGGAGAGCCGTTCAATATCCCTGGCAAAGCAGTCGATGGGATGAAGGTTCAGGAGGTCATAGACGCTGGACGAGAGGCCGCTCTGCATGCCAAAAATGGCAAAGGACCAATTATTTTAGAGATGCAGACATATCGCTATATGGGGCATTCTATGTCTGACCCGGCAACTTATCGCACAAAGGAAGAGGTAGAGCATATTAAGGCAACCCGCGATCCGATTGAGCACATAAAGGACGTTATTGCCAAGAAACAGGGGCTGAAGGAGTCGGAGGTAAAAGATATAGAAGCTAAGGTAAATGAAATTGTCGAGAAGGCCGCGGATTTTGCTGTAAATTCACCGATTCCTCAGGAGGCAGAGTTGTATAAAGACGTGCTGATTTAA
- a CDS encoding pyruvate dehydrogenase complex E1 component subunit beta yields MTQITVREALRDAMREEMARDEMVFLMGEEVAEYNGAYKISQGLLQEFGPKRVIDTPISEMGFTGLGFGAAISGLKPVVEFMTFNFAMQAIDHIVNSAAKTLYMSGGQISCPIVFRGVNGIAARVAAQHSQCFASWYAHCPGLKVVAPYFASDAKGLLKAAIRDPNPVVFLENELWYGKKFEVAQEDADRVVTIGRANVVKEGSDVTIVSFSMSMSRVLEAAEKLESDKISVEIIDLRTLRPLDIDTIVKSVKKTNRLLCVEEGWPYAGICSEITAQVMEQAFDYLDAPILRVTGADVPMPYATNLEQLALPQVDDIIVKVKSYFR; encoded by the coding sequence ATGACGCAAATCACAGTACGAGAAGCCCTGCGTGACGCGATGCGTGAGGAAATGGCCAGAGACGAAATGGTCTTTCTTATGGGCGAGGAGGTTGCTGAGTATAATGGTGCTTATAAGATAAGCCAAGGGCTGCTTCAGGAATTTGGGCCGAAACGCGTAATAGACACGCCTATTTCTGAAATGGGTTTTACTGGCCTAGGGTTTGGGGCGGCAATTTCCGGCCTTAAGCCTGTTGTCGAGTTTATGACATTTAACTTTGCAATGCAGGCGATTGACCATATCGTTAACTCCGCAGCCAAAACGCTGTATATGTCGGGCGGACAGATATCTTGCCCGATTGTGTTCCGTGGCGTAAATGGCATAGCGGCAAGGGTGGCCGCTCAGCACTCGCAGTGCTTTGCCAGTTGGTATGCGCATTGTCCTGGGCTGAAGGTGGTTGCGCCATATTTTGCATCAGATGCTAAGGGGCTGCTTAAGGCGGCCATTCGCGACCCAAATCCGGTAGTTTTCCTGGAAAATGAGCTTTGGTACGGAAAAAAGTTTGAGGTCGCTCAAGAAGACGCTGACCGCGTGGTCACAATAGGTCGAGCCAATGTCGTCAAAGAAGGTTCGGATGTAACTATAGTAAGCTTTTCGATGTCAATGAGTAGAGTACTGGAAGCTGCTGAGAAGCTGGAAAGTGACAAAATATCCGTTGAGATTATCGATTTACGTACGCTTCGTCCGCTTGATATCGATACAATCGTAAAATCGGTCAAAAAAACTAATCGCCTACTTTGTGTAGAGGAAGGCTGGCCATATGCCGGAATATGTTCTGAGATTACTGCGCAGGTGATGGAGCAGGCGTTTGACTACCTTGATGCTCCAATACTGCGCGTTACAGGGGCAGACGTACCGATGCCGTATGCGACCAATCTTGAGCAGCTGGCACTGCCGCAGGTGGATGATATAATCGTTAAGGTAAAAAGCTATTTCAGGTAA